A genomic window from Sulfurimonas paralvinellae includes:
- a CDS encoding NADP-dependent isocitrate dehydrogenase yields the protein MSKIIWSKIDEAPALATYSLLPIVNAFTKEAGVEVVTSDISLAGRVLAAMGLAEDELSKLGELVQKPEANIIKLPNISASVGQLKDCIAELQSQGYDIPNYPENPANAEEEAIQEKYSVCLGSAVNPVLREGNSDRRAAHAVKKYAQEHPHRLKPFSENSKAYVAHMNGDGDFYGNEKSVTMDKAQKVTIALNGKELKTIDALDAEILDGTFMSAKKLRAFIQKTIDDAKANGVLWSIHLKATMMKISDPIMFGHAFEVFFKEVFDKYADVFAKVGVNPNLGMADLEKKIAGHAKEAEIKAAFQAVVDSDNPEIAMVDSDKGTTNFNAPNDVIIDASMPVVVREGGKQWNRKGDAVECVAVIPDASYGVFYDEMIKDCVKNGQYDVTTMGNVANVGLMAQKAEEYGSHPTTFEMAEDGTVTVTAEDGTVLMSFEVEKGDIWRMSRAKDIPIKDWVRLAVERAKLTGDPAVFWLDENRAHDAQMIKKVNLYLNDHDTTGLDIKIMDVASATRFTNERVRAGKNTISVTGNVLRDYLTDMYPILELGTSAKMLSIVPLLAGGGLFETGAGGSAPKHVDQFLECGHLRWDSLGEFLALAESLRMMYQKSEDTKIGALTEALDKANEGYLDNDKAPSRKCGEADNKASHYWVARYWAEALSTETADTALAEKFTPVAEALIKNEEKILSELAAAEGKAQDIGGYFHPDDAKAEAAMRPSKTLNDIISSI from the coding sequence ATGTCAAAAATTATTTGGTCAAAAATTGATGAAGCTCCGGCTTTGGCAACGTATTCACTTTTACCTATCGTAAATGCTTTTACAAAAGAAGCAGGCGTAGAAGTTGTAACTAGTGATATTTCACTAGCAGGTAGAGTTTTAGCGGCAATGGGTCTTGCTGAAGATGAACTTTCTAAACTGGGTGAACTGGTACAAAAACCAGAAGCGAACATTATTAAGCTTCCAAACATCTCAGCTTCAGTTGGTCAACTAAAAGATTGTATTGCTGAACTACAATCTCAAGGATATGATATTCCGAACTATCCTGAGAATCCTGCAAATGCAGAAGAAGAAGCTATTCAGGAAAAATACAGCGTATGTCTTGGTTCAGCGGTTAACCCTGTTCTTCGTGAAGGGAACTCTGACAGACGTGCAGCTCACGCAGTTAAAAAATATGCACAAGAGCATCCACACAGATTGAAGCCTTTCTCTGAAAATTCAAAAGCGTATGTTGCACATATGAATGGAGACGGTGATTTTTACGGGAATGAAAAGTCTGTAACAATGGACAAAGCTCAAAAAGTTACAATCGCTTTAAATGGAAAAGAACTTAAAACTATTGATGCACTTGATGCTGAGATTTTAGACGGTACATTCATGTCTGCTAAAAAACTTCGTGCGTTTATTCAAAAAACAATTGATGATGCAAAAGCAAATGGTGTTTTATGGTCTATTCACTTAAAAGCAACTATGATGAAAATCTCTGACCCTATTATGTTCGGTCATGCTTTTGAAGTGTTCTTCAAAGAAGTATTTGATAAATATGCAGATGTATTTGCAAAAGTTGGCGTCAATCCTAATCTTGGTATGGCTGATCTTGAGAAAAAAATCGCCGGTCATGCAAAAGAAGCTGAAATAAAAGCAGCTTTTCAAGCAGTAGTTGATTCTGATAATCCAGAAATTGCAATGGTTGATTCTGACAAAGGGACAACAAACTTCAATGCTCCGAATGATGTGATTATCGATGCTTCTATGCCTGTTGTTGTACGTGAAGGTGGTAAACAGTGGAATCGTAAAGGTGATGCAGTAGAGTGTGTTGCTGTTATTCCAGATGCATCTTACGGTGTCTTCTATGATGAAATGATCAAAGACTGTGTTAAAAACGGTCAATATGATGTTACTACGATGGGTAATGTTGCAAATGTCGGTCTTATGGCACAAAAAGCGGAAGAGTATGGTTCTCACCCAACTACTTTTGAAATGGCTGAAGACGGTACTGTAACAGTTACAGCAGAAGACGGAACTGTTCTTATGAGTTTTGAAGTAGAAAAAGGTGATATCTGGAGAATGTCTCGTGCAAAAGATATTCCAATCAAAGACTGGGTTCGCTTAGCAGTTGAACGTGCAAAACTTACGGGTGATCCTGCAGTATTCTGGTTAGATGAAAATCGTGCTCATGATGCACAGATGATCAAAAAAGTAAATCTATATCTAAATGATCATGATACTACTGGTCTTGATATTAAAATCATGGATGTTGCTTCTGCAACACGATTTACAAATGAAAGAGTAAGAGCCGGTAAAAACACGATCTCTGTAACTGGAAATGTTCTTCGTGATTATCTTACTGATATGTATCCGATCTTAGAGCTTGGAACATCTGCTAAAATGCTTTCAATCGTTCCGTTGTTAGCTGGTGGCGGTCTGTTTGAAACAGGTGCCGGCGGATCTGCTCCAAAACACGTTGATCAATTCTTAGAATGTGGTCACCTTCGCTGGGATTCATTAGGAGAGTTCTTGGCACTTGCAGAATCTCTTAGAATGATGTACCAAAAATCTGAGGACACTAAGATTGGCGCATTGACTGAAGCTTTGGATAAAGCAAATGAAGGTTACCTTGATAACGACAAAGCACCTTCAAGAAAATGTGGAGAAGCAGATAATAAGGCATCTCACTACTGGGTAGCACGTTACTGGGCTGAAGCACTTAGTACAGAAACTGCGGACACCGCTCTTGCTGAAAAGTTCACTCCAGTTGCTGAAGCTCTTATTAAAAATGAAGAAAAAATTCTCTCTGAATTAGCTGCTGCTGAAGGTAAAGCACAAGATATCGGTGGTTATTTTCACCCTGATGATGCAAAAGCAGAAGCTGCAATGCGTCCTTCTAAAACGTTAAACGATATTATTAGTTCTATATAA
- the mltG gene encoding endolytic transglycosylase MltG has translation MKDKKLIIAKYVFEIILITFLSFIYYLIQPVKTPKVLYIPQGSINQIITQLADKNYDVCKLDSLILRFIGKPQSGWINLGSTTNTRADFLIKLTTAKAALRDVTLIPGETTYVFLNQLAQNLGLDRKKLQEEFEKQSPVKEGVFVPNTYKIPVGISEKALISLLLKISLKKMEQLSIKIFGAYNEKKWFHYVTIASIIQKESANNKEMPLVSSVIYNRLRKGMKLQMDGSLNYGKYSHIKITADRIKHDNSLYNTYLHKGIPSVPVCNVSIDAIKAAIFPANTDYLYFMKSKNGTHDFTCNYSTHLRNIKRATK, from the coding sequence ATGAAAGATAAAAAACTAATAATCGCTAAATATGTTTTTGAAATTATACTAATAACTTTTTTATCTTTCATCTACTACCTAATCCAACCTGTTAAGACCCCAAAAGTACTCTATATACCGCAGGGTTCGATTAATCAAATTATAACACAACTAGCAGACAAAAATTACGATGTTTGCAAACTTGATTCATTAATTTTACGTTTTATCGGAAAGCCTCAAAGCGGGTGGATAAATTTAGGATCTACCACGAATACAAGAGCTGATTTTCTGATTAAGTTAACAACTGCAAAAGCGGCATTAAGAGATGTAACACTTATACCCGGAGAGACAACTTATGTCTTTTTAAATCAATTAGCTCAAAATCTTGGACTTGACAGAAAGAAACTTCAAGAAGAGTTTGAGAAACAATCTCCTGTTAAGGAGGGTGTCTTTGTGCCAAATACTTACAAAATACCAGTAGGCATATCTGAAAAAGCACTCATTTCTTTGCTTTTAAAGATCTCTTTAAAAAAGATGGAACAACTTTCTATTAAAATATTTGGAGCCTATAATGAAAAAAAATGGTTTCATTATGTAACAATCGCATCTATAATACAAAAAGAATCAGCAAACAATAAAGAGATGCCGTTAGTAAGCTCAGTTATATACAACAGGTTACGTAAAGGGATGAAACTGCAGATGGACGGCAGTCTCAATTACGGAAAATACTCTCACATAAAGATCACAGCAGATAGAATCAAACATGACAACTCTCTGTATAATACATATCTTCATAAAGGCATTCCTTCTGTTCCCGTCTGCAACGTAAGCATTGATGCTATAAAAGCAGCTATATTCCCTGCAAATACAGATTATCTCTATTTTATGAAATCAAAAAATGGAACACACGATTTTACATGTAACTATTCTACACATTTACGTAATATAAAGCGTGCTACAAAATGA
- a CDS encoding AsmA-like C-terminal domain-containing protein produces MKDKKVISIISKTYLAIISFLSFILLSLIVIFIVLQNGLYLEKVSIANLTIKNAYIKWNEKLNISIEELDIAKNKKKKAKLDYKDISRYLKATSQFFLLTESIVIKKLRYDNVTIHLKHNLKEKGFLLASSPAFNFDAHFKFYGHNFFFTIDKLQTMDNKVNINGSIVANMQEKKIYSKLHAVLNNDADLILYGIADRTHFCYTIETKKDIEHIRELVKLFGLPKEIKYWTVDAIDAPSVTLQKAEGFVQYNDIASAYRHLHLTATVNRLNYMYNPQLDAIHTQRTELEFLNGVLYIRPKEAYSYGMYLNKSWLKIDFTKPQEILTLHLLFDGMLNKNMLHILDTYHINLPFLQHWGKVATNLTLAVNLMTLDIDAHGSFFTKKANFDYLGLNIDIADTLIKLDNYDINITKMKAKYKDIADADVTVKYNAKHSEGSIDFNLTKVALTKNNHLDTTQKPLHISYKISPKGDKIIVEKSNWIVQGVHRPIHVSIDAVAMSFDLKTLQLTVPTTYFSIKNVTDGFITGSANMKSGLADFKADIIHFSYQGIQLKQSNAEMDLHYDKILSISSRNDIFLSINGSPYLVKELLAKTNGKHLKIEHTKLKIGKYINTEINADYDFKKRTADINLKDFILVNPNTKKILYYKKSIALDLAMLDKKIEISAKELQATFFLEDDKWILNLDAIGLIAKNSNFLRKYNISNGKISFYKRNDDKYTKFKGAMYFPYKLLTNKDKTVKKYNIKGYISKNQNIYFKVNDRANIKIAKNINITLNNSGVNVDELLKFINLLTKQAKNKNTNENSPNIFLDAKNSYLYVGNNRYIISEMFHLQYYNGITTAQLTHDKGKAGFKLENNNFHLYGSNFNDKFMEKLFSLSKFNGGSLDFSMNGALKDYTGIFYIKDTTIQDYVVLNNILAFINTVPSLATFSLPGYNRKGLHIENAYANFHAKDNLFNFSDIYLGSKEIKILGKGKASLDSDMIDLTLNLKTDLGSNLSKVPLVGYIIFDGQSISTTLKVTGKLTDPKVETMLARDIAVAPLNIILRTLTLPYKIVIDIADVNSSK; encoded by the coding sequence ATGAAAGATAAAAAAGTTATTAGTATAATTTCAAAAACATATTTAGCGATTATTAGTTTTTTATCTTTCATTCTTTTGTCACTTATTGTAATCTTTATCGTTCTTCAAAATGGATTATACCTTGAAAAAGTTTCCATTGCCAATCTTACAATAAAAAATGCATATATTAAATGGAATGAAAAATTAAATATCTCCATTGAAGAGCTTGATATTGCCAAAAACAAGAAAAAAAAGGCAAAATTAGACTATAAAGATATCAGCCGATACCTTAAAGCTACTTCCCAGTTTTTTCTTTTAACTGAATCTATTGTAATTAAAAAACTTCGCTATGACAATGTGACTATACACTTAAAGCACAATCTCAAAGAAAAAGGGTTTCTTCTAGCATCCTCCCCTGCTTTTAATTTTGATGCGCATTTTAAATTTTATGGTCACAACTTCTTCTTTACTATTGATAAATTGCAAACAATGGACAATAAAGTCAATATAAACGGCAGTATTGTTGCGAACATGCAAGAAAAAAAGATTTACTCAAAACTGCACGCCGTTTTGAACAATGATGCAGATCTTATACTTTATGGTATTGCTGATAGAACACACTTTTGCTATACAATTGAAACAAAAAAAGATATTGAACACATTCGTGAACTTGTCAAACTCTTTGGTCTTCCAAAAGAGATCAAGTATTGGACTGTAGATGCTATAGATGCTCCAAGTGTAACTCTTCAAAAGGCAGAAGGATTTGTTCAATATAATGATATTGCTTCTGCCTATAGACACCTTCATCTAACAGCAACTGTCAACAGACTCAACTATATGTATAACCCGCAGCTTGATGCGATACATACGCAAAGAACTGAACTGGAGTTTTTAAATGGTGTTTTATATATTCGACCAAAAGAGGCTTACTCATACGGAATGTATCTCAATAAAAGCTGGTTGAAGATTGATTTTACAAAGCCGCAGGAGATATTGACGCTTCATCTGCTTTTTGACGGTATGCTCAATAAAAACATGCTTCATATCCTCGATACCTATCATATAAATTTGCCGTTTTTACAGCATTGGGGAAAAGTAGCGACAAACCTTACTCTTGCAGTAAATCTAATGACTCTTGATATTGATGCACATGGAAGTTTTTTTACAAAAAAAGCGAATTTTGATTATCTTGGTTTAAATATTGATATTGCCGATACTCTTATAAAGCTTGACAACTATGATATAAACATCACTAAAATGAAAGCAAAATATAAAGATATTGCTGATGCAGATGTAACTGTAAAATACAATGCAAAACATTCAGAGGGATCCATTGATTTTAATCTCACAAAAGTAGCTCTTACGAAAAACAACCATCTTGACACAACTCAAAAACCACTCCATATAAGTTACAAAATATCTCCAAAAGGAGATAAAATAATCGTTGAAAAATCCAATTGGATAGTTCAGGGAGTGCATCGACCAATACACGTCAGTATCGATGCTGTTGCAATGTCTTTTGACTTAAAAACATTACAACTTACGGTGCCTACAACCTACTTTTCCATAAAAAATGTTACAGATGGGTTTATTACAGGAAGTGCCAATATGAAGAGTGGTCTGGCAGATTTTAAAGCAGATATAATTCATTTTTCATATCAAGGTATACAGTTGAAACAATCCAATGCAGAAATGGATCTTCATTATGATAAAATACTTTCGATAAGCTCACGCAATGACATTTTTTTGAGTATCAACGGTTCACCGTATCTAGTAAAAGAACTTCTTGCAAAGACAAATGGCAAGCATCTCAAGATTGAACATACAAAACTAAAAATAGGAAAATATATCAATACCGAGATAAATGCGGATTATGACTTCAAGAAGCGAACAGCCGATATAAATCTAAAAGATTTCATACTGGTAAACCCAAATACAAAAAAAATCCTTTATTATAAAAAGAGTATCGCTCTTGACCTTGCAATGCTTGATAAAAAAATAGAAATTTCAGCAAAAGAATTACAAGCCACCTTCTTTCTAGAAGACGATAAATGGATTCTCAATTTAGATGCAATAGGTCTTATTGCAAAGAATTCAAATTTTTTAAGAAAATACAATATATCAAATGGAAAAATCAGCTTTTACAAACGTAACGATGATAAATATACAAAATTTAAAGGTGCCATGTACTTTCCATATAAACTTTTAACCAACAAGGATAAAACAGTTAAAAAGTATAACATCAAAGGTTATATAAGTAAAAATCAGAATATCTACTTCAAAGTAAATGACAGGGCAAATATTAAGATTGCTAAAAATATAAACATCACTCTCAACAACAGCGGTGTCAATGTTGATGAACTATTGAAATTTATAAATTTATTAACAAAGCAGGCAAAAAATAAAAATACCAATGAGAATTCTCCCAACATCTTTTTAGACGCAAAAAACTCTTATTTATATGTTGGAAACAACAGGTATATTATTTCAGAGATGTTTCATTTGCAGTATTACAATGGTATAACAACTGCACAACTTACCCATGATAAAGGAAAAGCAGGTTTCAAGTTAGAAAACAACAATTTTCACCTGTATGGAAGTAATTTTAATGATAAATTTATGGAAAAACTTTTTTCACTCTCTAAGTTCAACGGCGGAAGTCTGGATTTCTCTATGAATGGTGCTTTAAAAGATTATACTGGTATATTTTACATAAAAGATACGACGATACAGGATTATGTTGTTCTTAACAATATTCTTGCATTTATCAATACTGTCCCTTCTTTAGCAACTTTTTCACTCCCTGGATACAATAGAAAAGGCTTGCATATAGAAAATGCCTATGCAAATTTTCACGCTAAGGATAACCTATTTAATTTTTCAGATATCTATCTTGGCTCAAAAGAGATAAAGATTCTCGGGAAAGGTAAAGCAAGTCTTGATTCTGACATGATAGACTTGACCCTAAACTTAAAAACAGATTTGGGTAGTAATCTTTCAAAAGTTCCTCTCGTTGGCTATATCATCTTTGATGGACAAAGTATTTCAACAACTTTGAAAGTTACGGGAAAATTGACAGATCCTAAGGTAGAAACAATGCTTGCTAGAGATATTGCGGTTGCACCTCTGAATATTATACTAAGAACGTTGACACTGCCTTATAAAATAGTCATAGATATTGCAGATGTTAACAGTTCAAAATAA
- a CDS encoding ABC transporter permease — MKKNIVPYLVKRFLRFDKEQPFIFISALLAFLGITIGVTVLLIAMALMNGFDNEFKKKLTVMNYPLTVLPKFYGAVNENLLMDLESKFPTLKFSPYVQSSVMVKSGSNLEGGYLFGVNFDDEANVNEILAKAIKNVKFHKFDVLVGKSLQEEFDLSLDEKLMYIFTSVEPGGLSVTPKIKRFKVRSIFDSGLSAYDKAYSYTTLASLQRILHMPSNQYDGIHVYSLNPREDITKLKKALPISTTVRGWWEDNVNFFAALEMEKASLFIVLMLIILIAAINIISSLLMTVMNRRGEIALLLSLGATKTEIKKVFLYLGIVIGISGIAAGIILGLSGIFILSTFDIIHLPKDVYPTSTLPLDLSIQDFFMIVSGAFVIVVASAYYPAKKASEVDILTVLRNE, encoded by the coding sequence TTGAAAAAAAATATAGTCCCATATCTTGTAAAAAGATTTCTTCGCTTTGATAAAGAGCAGCCTTTCATCTTTATCTCAGCACTCCTGGCATTCCTTGGCATTACGATTGGTGTAACGGTTTTACTGATTGCTATGGCGCTTATGAATGGCTTTGACAATGAGTTTAAAAAGAAACTCACTGTTATGAATTACCCTCTAACTGTTCTTCCTAAATTTTATGGTGCCGTGAATGAAAACCTTTTAATGGATCTCGAATCAAAATTTCCCACTTTGAAGTTCAGTCCTTATGTGCAGTCATCTGTTATGGTAAAAAGTGGCTCAAACCTCGAAGGCGGTTATCTTTTTGGAGTCAATTTTGATGATGAGGCCAATGTAAATGAGATTCTAGCAAAAGCGATTAAAAATGTAAAATTTCACAAGTTTGATGTTTTAGTCGGAAAAAGTCTTCAAGAAGAATTCGACCTCAGTCTAGATGAAAAACTGATGTATATCTTTACAAGTGTTGAGCCGGGCGGACTCTCAGTCACTCCAAAAATAAAACGATTTAAAGTACGCTCTATCTTTGATTCCGGTCTCTCTGCTTATGATAAGGCCTATAGTTACACTACGTTGGCATCCCTGCAGAGAATTTTGCATATGCCGAGTAATCAGTATGATGGAATTCATGTTTATTCTCTCAATCCTAGAGAAGATATAACAAAACTTAAAAAAGCGTTGCCGATAAGTACGACGGTCAGAGGATGGTGGGAAGACAATGTGAACTTTTTTGCAGCATTGGAGATGGAAAAGGCTTCTTTATTTATTGTTTTGATGCTCATTATTCTTATTGCCGCTATCAACATTATCTCTTCACTTCTGATGACTGTTATGAATAGACGTGGCGAAATAGCATTGCTTCTGTCACTTGGGGCAACAAAAACAGAGATCAAAAAAGTTTTTCTTTATCTTGGTATCGTTATAGGCATAAGTGGAATTGCGGCTGGCATTATATTGGGGCTTAGCGGCATTTTTATTCTTTCAACTTTTGACATTATTCATTTGCCAAAGGATGTATATCCTACATCTACATTGCCTCTTGATCTGAGCATTCAAGACTTTTTTATGATTGTAAGCGGAGCTTTTGTAATTGTTGTGGCTTCTGCGTACTATCCGGCAAAAAAAGCCAGTGAAGTAGATATATTAACAGTTTTAAGAAATGAATAA
- the secA gene encoding preprotein translocase subunit SecA, producing MLQAFMGKVFGTANDRELKKYLKKVEKINALESKYESLGDDELKASFLELKNSVLSGDKTLDDVLFDSFAITREASKRVLGMRHFDVQLIGGMVLHDGRIAEMKTGEGKTLVATLPIILNAMTGKGVHLVTVNDYLASRDAHEMGPLYNFLGYTVGTVLEDIHDPQEKRIAYEADITYGTNNEFGFDYLRDNMSYSKENMVQRGHNFVIVDEVDSILIDEARTPLIISGPTNRNMQDYVRANAIAQQLKKDVHFTVDEKDKVILITEEGITEAEKLFGVENLYSAENSSLPHALDQALKANYLFEKDVDYVVNDGEVVIVDEFTGRLSEGRRFSEGLHQALEAKEGVEIKEETQTLADITFQNYFRMYDKLAGMTGTAETEATEFAQIYNLDVVSIPTNIPIARKDLNDLIYKTEAEKFDAVIETIKELSKTGQPVLIGTASIEKSELLHEVLKREKIAHTVLNAKNHAQEGEIIKHAGAKGAVTIATNMAGRGVDIKVDDEVKALGGLYIIGTERHENRRIDNQLRGRSGRQGDPGTTQFYLSLEDNLLRIFGSDKIKNIMERLGVEDGEYIESKMVTRAVEKAQKKVENMHYEGRKQIVEYDDVANEQRKIVYKFRNQLLSEDYDIASKIDEIREEYVSHILSHADIFEGGAPEEYNYKKLAELLKEEVNFELDTAELEGLEYEDLSAKVTALLKSAYDEKMSVLDDETRQSIEKEFYLKELDDAWREHLYAMDNMKTGIRLRAYNQKDPLVEYKKESFNLFSELINDIKFNTIKTLQIIQFKMETAEEEAARIAKQLEDEKRVQEALMQLNMSDDDSEERIAGSSKKPARNDPCPCGSGKKYKQCCGKSGPKKGVFAS from the coding sequence ATGCTACAGGCATTTATGGGTAAGGTATTTGGTACAGCAAATGACCGAGAATTAAAAAAATATTTAAAAAAAGTAGAAAAAATCAATGCACTTGAGAGTAAATATGAATCTTTAGGTGATGATGAACTGAAAGCTTCATTTTTGGAGCTCAAAAACAGTGTTCTTAGTGGCGATAAAACGCTTGATGATGTTCTGTTTGACTCATTTGCCATTACACGTGAAGCATCTAAACGTGTTCTTGGAATGCGTCATTTTGATGTTCAACTTATAGGTGGTATGGTTCTTCATGACGGACGTATTGCTGAAATGAAAACAGGTGAGGGAAAAACACTTGTGGCGACACTGCCTATTATTTTAAATGCCATGACTGGTAAAGGTGTTCACCTTGTAACGGTCAATGACTATCTTGCTTCCCGTGATGCACATGAGATGGGACCTCTTTATAATTTCCTTGGCTACACTGTCGGTACAGTTCTTGAAGATATTCATGATCCGCAAGAGAAAAGAATTGCTTATGAAGCAGATATTACATATGGTACAAATAATGAATTTGGTTTTGATTATCTACGTGACAATATGAGCTATTCAAAAGAAAATATGGTTCAGCGTGGTCACAACTTTGTTATTGTTGATGAAGTGGATTCCATTTTAATCGATGAAGCGCGTACACCGCTTATCATCTCTGGCCCGACAAACAGAAATATGCAGGATTATGTTCGTGCCAATGCTATTGCTCAGCAACTCAAAAAAGATGTACACTTTACCGTTGATGAAAAAGACAAAGTAATTCTCATCACAGAAGAGGGAATTACAGAAGCGGAAAAACTTTTTGGTGTAGAAAATCTCTACAGTGCTGAAAATTCATCACTGCCGCATGCTCTCGATCAGGCACTCAAAGCAAACTATCTTTTTGAAAAAGATGTAGATTATGTCGTTAATGACGGTGAAGTTGTTATTGTAGATGAATTTACAGGACGTCTCAGTGAAGGCCGTCGTTTCTCTGAAGGCCTGCACCAGGCTCTTGAGGCAAAAGAGGGTGTTGAGATCAAAGAAGAGACACAAACGCTTGCAGACATTACATTTCAAAACTACTTTAGAATGTATGATAAACTTGCGGGTATGACAGGTACTGCTGAAACGGAAGCGACAGAATTTGCACAGATATACAATCTCGATGTTGTCTCAATCCCTACAAATATTCCTATTGCAAGAAAAGATCTCAACGATCTTATCTATAAAACAGAAGCAGAAAAATTTGATGCTGTTATTGAGACTATTAAAGAATTGAGTAAAACCGGTCAACCTGTCCTTATCGGAACAGCTTCTATTGAAAAATCAGAACTTCTGCATGAAGTACTTAAGCGTGAAAAAATTGCTCATACAGTCCTTAATGCAAAAAATCATGCCCAAGAGGGTGAGATCATCAAGCATGCCGGTGCCAAAGGTGCTGTGACCATTGCTACAAATATGGCAGGACGCGGTGTTGACATTAAAGTAGATGATGAAGTAAAAGCACTAGGCGGTTTATATATCATAGGAACCGAGCGACATGAGAATCGTCGTATTGACAATCAACTGCGTGGGCGTTCAGGCCGTCAGGGTGACCCTGGAACAACACAGTTCTATCTCTCGCTTGAAGACAATCTGCTTCGTATTTTTGGAAGTGACAAGATTAAAAACATCATGGAGAGACTCGGTGTTGAAGATGGTGAGTATATAGAGTCGAAGATGGTGACGCGTGCAGTAGAAAAAGCACAGAAAAAAGTCGAAAATATGCACTATGAAGGTCGTAAGCAGATTGTTGAGTATGATGATGTTGCGAATGAGCAGAGAAAAATTGTTTACAAATTCAGAAACCAATTGCTCAGTGAAGATTATGATATTGCTTCGAAGATTGATGAAATTAGAGAAGAATATGTATCGCATATCTTATCTCACGCAGATATCTTTGAGGGAGGGGCACCGGAAGAGTACAATTATAAGAAATTAGCTGAATTACTCAAAGAAGAGGTGAATTTTGAGCTTGACACTGCAGAGCTTGAAGGGTTAGAGTATGAAGATCTCTCTGCAAAAGTCACTGCGTTGTTAAAAAGTGCTTATGATGAAAAAATGAGTGTTTTAGATGATGAAACGCGCCAATCCATTGAAAAAGAGTTTTACCTCAAAGAGCTCGATGATGCATGGAGAGAGCATCTTTATGCAATGGACAACATGAAAACCGGTATTCGCTTACGTGCATACAACCAAAAAGATCCATTGGTGGAATACAAAAAAGAGAGTTTCAATCTTTTCAGCGAACTTATTAACGATATCAAGTTCAATACGATTAAAACACTGCAGATCATTCAGTTTAAAATGGAAACAGCAGAAGAAGAAGCTGCAAGAATTGCCAAACAGCTTGAAGATGAAAAGAGAGTACAAGAAGCTCTTATGCAGCTAAATATGAGTGATGATGATTCTGAAGAAAGAATTGCAGGTTCAAGCAAAAAACCTGCAAGAAATGATCCTTGTCCATGTGGAAGTGGTAAGAAGTATAAACAATGCTGCGGGAAAAGCGGCCCTAAAAAAGGTGTATTTGCTTCTTGA
- the lolA gene encoding LolA-like outer membrane lipoprotein chaperone, producing the protein MKQKLLLLCLATASFANLSSINSFEADFKQNIVDDKKKSIIYYGHVKATKPQFALWTYIKPIDKQVYILQNQAIIVEPELEQAIIKKIGNNFDFFRLIKHAKKLKENEYLARYNNTTFLIRTKSNSIQSISYKDEFENSVIIDFTNQKVNKSIDKKEFTPKIPDDYDVIRD; encoded by the coding sequence ATGAAACAAAAATTATTACTATTGTGTCTGGCAACTGCAAGTTTTGCAAACTTAAGCAGCATTAACTCCTTTGAAGCTGATTTCAAACAGAACATTGTCGATGATAAAAAGAAGTCAATTATCTACTACGGGCATGTAAAAGCAACAAAGCCGCAATTTGCACTCTGGACATACATAAAACCGATTGACAAACAGGTCTATATTTTGCAAAATCAGGCTATCATTGTAGAGCCTGAACTTGAGCAGGCAATCATTAAAAAGATTGGTAATAATTTTGACTTTTTCAGACTCATAAAACATGCAAAAAAGCTCAAAGAAAATGAATATCTTGCACGCTACAACAACACTACTTTTCTTATAAGAACTAAAAGCAACTCAATACAATCAATATCATATAAAGATGAATTTGAAAACAGTGTAATAATAGATTTTACAAATCAAAAAGTAAATAAATCGATAGATAAAAAAGAATTTACGCCAAAAATTCCTGACGATTATGATGTGATACGAGATTAG